The Hippea jasoniae nucleotide sequence CTTTTCCCGTTCGCTCAAAAGCTTGTCCAATTCAGCCTGACCACACACACTCCTCAATGTAGTTTGAGCAAGCTGCTCAATGGCATAGTAATAATCGTTTACATTGACAACGCTTTTTACAGGATCCACCACCTTAAAATAAACAACAGCAGAGATTTTTATCGTCACATTATCCTTTGTTATTACATCCTGCGGCTGAATCTCAACTGTTATAACCCTCAAGCTAACCTTAGTCATAGTATCGATTATAGGCCACAACAGTATAATACCCGGACCTTTAACACCTATAACCCTGCCAAGCCTGAACACCACAGCCCTATCATACTCTTTAACAATTCTGATCGATCTCAAAACAATAGCTGTAAAAATCACCACCATTACAAATACTACAACATCCATCACTCCACCTCTTCCACTTCAAGCTTTAATGAGTCCTGTTTAATAACTCTGACCCTGGAACCGGCTTTTATGGGTTTTTTGCTAAAAGCAAGCCACAGCGTGCCATCTATCTCAACCTGCCCTGCTTTTTTGGGCATTATATCTTTTTTGCAAACACCCGTTTTACCAACAATGTCGCCAACTAAGGCTTTTTTCTTTTGGGCTTTCAGAGCTACATACACAGTTACAAGACTTGCAAGTGACACAAAGATAAATACTGGAATTGTGATTTTCAAAAATAATAGAGGCATTTTTAGCTTTAGCAATAAAGCAAGACCGTATGCCGCAATAAAGGCAAAAATACCAGTAAGTGCAAAAATTCCGCCTGTTGTGATAAAAAACTCCAATATCACCAATATAATCGAGACAATAATCACAACTTCGATAAATGTTATCATTGTTATGATTTTACTAAATATGGATTAAATTTACAAGATTTTAGTTTGCAATGATGATAATAGCGGAAAATTTTTTCTGTAACCCAGCACTTACTTTTTTTGA carries:
- a CDS encoding slipin family protein; the protein is MDVVVFVMVVIFTAIVLRSIRIVKEYDRAVVFRLGRVIGVKGPGIILLWPIIDTMTKVSLRVITVEIQPQDVITKDNVTIKISAVVYFKVVDPVKSVVNVNDYYYAIEQLAQTTLRSVCGQAELDKLLSEREKMNSEIQEILDKHSDEWGVKVTLVELKQIDLPQDMQRAMARQAEAERDRRAKVISAEGEYQAAQKLREAAEIISQYPQALQLRYLQTLNEISAKNNTTTILPIPLDLLSAIGKKQ
- a CDS encoding NfeD family protein; the encoded protein is MITFIEVVIIVSIILVILEFFITTGGIFALTGIFAFIAAYGLALLLKLKMPLLFLKITIPVFIFVSLASLVTVYVALKAQKKKALVGDIVGKTGVCKKDIMPKKAGQVEIDGTLWLAFSKKPIKAGSRVRVIKQDSLKLEVEEVE